CTAGATTAGTATTTCCAggtttttctaataaaataaatattaacagaTGTAATTAGTGTTGTGAAATCTATCATTCGGTTCAACTCGGTTCAACTTATTATAGATTGACTATTTATGAGTCAACTGaacttgatttattttttaacgaatcaaaaaaatttaaatctggTCTAACTTACCACGGATTGTTAAGTTAAACGGATTGGTTTACTagttcacttaattataattttttttcaattaaaaaaaacattttttctaattcaaatctatATAAATTTCAATCTAAAATAACCTTAAATtctaaagacaattcaaaatcaaaagTATATAATAGAATCCAAAACTctaaatacaattcaaaagtaactacaaaaagtaaaattaggtGGATTAATAAGTCAACCTAGTTTACCACAAGTTCAACCCAGGTAAATTAGGTTTTCAGTGGGCCAAACTCAAAGTTGATCcgtattgaaattttataatttttttttcaactcaaCCCAGTCCAAATTCGTAGTGGACCGAATTGATTCACAGGTTCTAACTCATTGTAGAGTATTATTCCCTCTACTCatggaaattgaaaagaaagagagaaagtgaaagtGGGATTGGGTAGGGGCTTGCCTAtgagagaaagaatgaaagGGAAAGAGATTAggatttcaaaaaataaaaagtaaaatagataaagataaaagtaaaaaggagCCTTTCAATTTCGAAAGTTGTGTCAACGCAAACTGTGTCGCAATGTCACCATTATGAGCCtccttttcctttcaatttcgaAAATGGTAAAAGGTTCtggttttgtgttttttttttctatttcatagtACTTTCTTCTTAATACAAATATCTTTTAATGCATTTTACTCATGTGGGGTGGGAAAGGTGGCAATGGATATGTTTTTTGGTGGGGAGCACAGTGGTTCTACGATGATTCTACGGTGGAAATGTTGGAAGTCTCTCACACTAACTATAAATATGgcaaattcataatatatataggTGAAAATCTTGTAAGTCGAATTTGTAGGATTCAATTACactaaagtccacttcttaacatattATTAGAATCCTATGTTAGAGTCtatcttaacaattttttttcatttcccaGGTCTATTATTTCATTCGTTATCAAATCACtcattaatgtttaatttcacATTCGATAGCATAAGAGAGGTATGTTAGATgcccacatcgactagaaataaagtCTATCCATATTATATAAGTAGGtacaaacctcatcttacaagatTGAGttaacttaaaattcatttcttaacataatttttatacaaaactaTTGTAGCCTAATTCTACCAACTTAGATAATTCTTaacataattttcataattttaataatatttcctAACAAATATTGTTAAATCTTTTTGAACTTGATcttatatgattaattatgcTTTCACAACTCATGAGGTCAAGCAACTCATTTTGCAAGGAAAACTATCCGTATTGAGATTTCAATCCCCTAAGTGGTATCTTAgattgataaaatttcattacaaaAGTGGACTCGGATTTTTTATAGAGAGAGCTATGATTACGTAATGACGAATTTTGCTCAATACATGAACTTGGTGCTAAATGGAGCAGATTCATTACTCATTTATGCTCTAATTTTATGCAACTGGAGTCATTTTCAAGCTCTTTGATTCCTTTATAATCatgtgataattattttttctttttatcatttacaACTAACgtcatttttttatcttgcTTATGTCCTTCAGACCATTAATAAAGCTTATGATGTCAAATTTCATCCGCTtagaaatttctattttttgttcGTTATACATGATTAAATTTTGTACCAGACCCTCAAATACAGCATAAAGTATCAGAAAGATCAACTATTACTTATTTTCATAACAAAATAGATCAACAAATTCCGAATAAGTAAAAAACATTATCTTAATGTCACAATGAAGGTCATCATAAAAACTTATTCATTTCGTCAATAAATTTAAtgctttatatttttcaacaataaatttcatgttttatatttttcattaatttcaattatcaaatttatttacttcccctttttatattattatattgttattgatatatattattatattataaatcttATAACACATATCTTATTAcaatatgtattattaaaaaagtataaaacttaataagaaatatatatttggaTCTTAGCATAAAATATGCATAACATCACATAACGAATTTATtctaatatgaaataatatattgttttatttatcaatttttattaagataaaaattacaGTCATTGTTCTTCTAATTTCTTAACCAATCATTAAAATACATTACCAgtaacataaatatttacagACACAAACCCAATTccaaatatttctttcattaaatataattttttaaattaataaaattttctattattaatgaCAAAATTTCTCAAGTTAAAATTACCTTGAGAAAAATAGCAATATTTAACCAATTCATATAACTTTTACAActttaatttaactaattttcacatttttcttattaaatgaataaataaattttagaataagaCTCATGTATTTCAACCACGATTTCCATATAAACATACTTAACTAAAGTCGTCTTAATGAATAACGACTTccaattttacatataaaattgaaactCGTTCTTAATACTTACAAAAGTTATCTTCTCTGTACACGACTTTTGAATTTTGTGTTGATTAATTTATGTCAAAATTTTCActcttatgtatatatatatatatatatatattattccttTAACACACGCACACATAGacaatatataatgtttaattttctgtaatttttcaacACTCgttttctgaaaataaaatgaatcgACCGAACCAACTAATTCAGAGGGTAACAAGATGAACTGCTTTTTGTCTAACTCAAAAAAAGTGAACCAACCCTATTGGCTTGCTTTGAAAGCTCTCCAACGCCTTTTTTCAATGTGTTTGAATGGgtattaactaaatttatttgaaaagatattgattttattcaaatttaattttccaACGAAAAATTGTCAACTAAATACAAGTTATTAAGAGgcaatataaattaaacatctAAAATTTGTATGTGAAAATGAGTTTTCGTGATTTCCAGCATAAAGCTAAAGACTAGAATAAAAcaaacttgtttattttttattaaaaataaagtaggtTTACATCACACCAATTAAGATTACTAAacatggtttttatttttatattaaaatatattcactCAAGTTGAAAGTGAGAAAAAGGATAAAGAATGGAATGTGAGAAATAGAGCAGAAGATAATAAAAGGCAAGTTGGGCTAAGTGTGTTAGGGACACGAGGAAATTAAAATAAGTGATGGGTCCACGTGAAAATGACAAGTGTTCTAGGTACGTGCTCAGATTCATGCATGGTTTCAACTTCAAAAATATCTGCCCCATACCTGGAATCAAGTTTATATAATTCTCTCATTACAGATTCTCAACTTTCCCTCTTTTGCAAATGCACCTGCACCAACACTCATTCATTTCGATAATCTCTGTTACTTATTAAAGCCTGTCCCTCTCTCATTACTGTGTTAACGTTATTTAATACCATCTACTTTTTTATAACGTTCACTGCTAAAGctgatatatataatatatggtAACTGGcagacattttcacaaacatatATAGAATTTAAACAGTCCAAGAAACGAATGGTGTAACATGTTCAAACAGTTTTTTCAAGTCTAAAAGAATGAGTTCCAGCACACCCTATAATGGGATTTGAAACTACATAGAGATATTGAAAAGGAACTAATCTgtataccattttttttttcttatgaaaatcGTGTGTATAATAATAACATCTCTAAGCTGAAAATTGCTAGCACGAGGGAGAGCCAAAGAGTGCTGTGTTCTAATTCTACCAAGAATGTGccttaaaataacttaaatactTTATGCTTAAGTGTTACAACTTGCACCCTCCATTCTCACAGGACATTATTTCCCTGCATCAGGATTCTTCTCAGTTCACTAGCAATTCCTTGCAACAAAACTGGTTTACGGATAACTCCATTAATACCAACTTGCATGCATCTCTCCCACAAATCTTCTTCTGCACTTGCAGTCAAGGCTACTATCATTGGCCGATTTCCACTTCTAAACTTCCGAATCCTCGTGGCAACTTCGAAGCCATCTAAATCAGGCATGTGAAGATCTAAAAGAATGACTTGAATGGAAGATCCAGCAGGTCCAATCACAGTAAGGCATTCAAATCCTGAAGTAACTGGAGTTACAACACAACCTAGTTTCTGTAGCAATTTTTGGGTCACTGCTCTATTTACATCATCATTGTCCACTAAAAGAACTTGCAGACTTCTCAGCATTGAATTCGAATCGGTACGCTCTGAACCTTCTCCAGGCTCGGAGATGGCTATGGTAATGGATGGTCGTAATTGAAACCGAAGAAGAAGTGTCATACTTTGAGGATAACCATGAGCACAAGGTACTAACCATATGTTCCCCTGCATCAACTGAAATTAACACCATAGAAAGAAATTTAGTACCAAATCAACGCAAGATAAAGAATCACAGAATACAGTCCACGCTGAATAAAACAACACTAAATAATTCAAATCCTGAAGAAACTAGAAAACTACGCTCTAATTCATATAATGAATTCTAATTGATCGAGGGCATCAAGAAGAAAAGTACAGTTGAAGGATTTTATCACTGTATGTATCTATGCACtagataataatatatcaacatgcattaccTCCAATCTCCCACGGCTTTACATACATACATTTCaagcaagagagaaaacaaacaatgaaaatttcaaacaaaataaccaaattcAGTTTTTTTGTAACACCAAACTATATAAAAAGAGGAGTAAAGAACCATCCTCCAGATGAATTTATCCTCTAAAAGCtcacaaaaggaaaaattagaTTTGGATACTAAAGAACTGCATAAAATGGATTCTCACCAAAATCTGAAAAATACTACTCATTGTAAATCAGCGTGTTAATTCATTTACTATATCCAAGCTTACATAAGCTTCAAGAAACTCACCTGCACTACCCTCTTGCAAATATTGAAGCTCAATCTGCCACCAACTCTATCACTGTTATAATTCCTACCCCCAAGTCCTGACGAACTCCCCACTTCAGAATCACTACTGTTGATCCCTACCTCAAATCTAATATTTACATCACCACTAGAAGAGCTTGGTCTCCAGGCTGTCCACCCTTTGTCACTTCTTCCCTGACTTCCAGTTTCTGCAAAAACCCGAAATACTAGGATCCCTCCCCCGTGGTTGTGTTGTAGTAGATTCCCAACCATATGTAGAATCACCTGAAAAACCCTCCTCTCATCACCCATAACATTGTCTGGCAGAGACTTCTCAACCTCAACCATAAAACCAAAGCCCCCATAAACACACATGCATTTTGAAAGGCAAGCTGCTTCCTTCAGCATGGAATGTAACCCAAAAGACCTTATCTCCAAAGGAAATCTTCCATCATCCTTAGTTGAGTTGTCCATGGCATCATTTATCAAGTTTGATAGGACATTGCTAGTCCTAAGCATTGCATCCACGATAAGTTTCTGTTCATTCCTCAAATTATCATCTTGTATCATTGAAAGCAATCCCAAAATTGAGTGCATTGGCCTCCTCATTCCATCACTCATGACTTTCTGAAATGCATTTCTTGCCTGGCTTGCCATCATAGCATTCCTTTTTGCCTGTTGCAAAGCTCGATTTTGTTCCTCCAACTTCTCTCTCATAAGTTGGGACTCTTCAAGAATTGCAGCATGAGATAGAGCCACTGCAACCTGATCAGCAACCACCTTAATTATCTCCAGCTCCTGATTGCTCCAAGATCTAGGCTCTCCAGTAGGAAGAATTAAGACCAATATTGCATAACAAGTCTGTCTTAGTTCGGGTGTACCTCCTTTGAAATTACAAACACGTAGCATAGGCATTCGGATTGCCGCAACTGGCCCTGCCTCTCCAGAAGCTCCACTACTTCCAACAGCAAGTGCTGAGTCGGGGCTAAGTATATTCACCCGGTCGCTTCCCTTAATTCTCACAACATCTGGATCATTAATGGGTATAGATAAATTGAAATTCCTTCCATTTAATTCATGAGTAAGGTTCATCTCAGTTTTATCAACATTAGGCATCCACACAGCACAATTTTGCAAGCTCAGTGTTTTAGACAGCTCCACCAAAGTGGTATAGAGAATAGTGTGTCTATCCAGTGACTTGCGTATCTCCTGAGTAAGCATTCTTACATGCACTGCAGCCTCCCTTTGCCTCATAATATTATCAACCTCACGTCCAAGATCCCATGTCTTCTTCTTCAGCATGAACTCTCTGACCTTCACTTTGAGAAGCAAAGGAATCAGAGTAATGAGGGTTATGGCGGTGGCACATGACACCAATGCAGTGAGAATTTTAGAGACAGTAAGTGCCACCATAAGTTGGAAAGTGTGAGGACCATAGGTCCACCCATTGAGCAAATGTGTCAACCCACATAGTACAATGAAGGCAATGAACTGAATCAGGACCCATTTGAATGGGACGTTTGAGCAACTGATAAAATAAAGCAGCTCAATGGGGATGGAGAAGTAGGCCACAGCAATCAAGAAATCACCAACTCTCTGACACTCCAGAATGCTTTCAATAGTCCAGAAGCTGGCCTCATCATCGCAGTTACATCTAGGAAATCCATTATCATTAGCAGATACGCATATGAGGACAGAGGTAATCAACAGCCCAGATGCCACTGCTTTTAACATTGATCCAATATGTTGCTGCTTCCTCAATCCATCAAAGGATATAATTTAATGGGCCATAGCACTCCCCAGTGACCACCCAACCTCCTCCCTTTCAATTGTATTGCCCTATCAACAGGTACACAAATTGAAATCTCAGTAAGATCCAAAACAAGGAAAAGGAAATATACGAGATCCAaatcaagaaaaattataaaatacaaacaaatatttaactcttttcCTAAATTAAACGATCTAAAACATTTCAGTCTCATAATTTCAGTTTCCACCTTCTTTCATGCCCCTATTAATGGAGTGGTATGAATCAGTGAATAATACAGTGCCAACAGGTGAAGAGGACATTTCCATCAACCCAAACGAAGAAAACCCCATgcaaaatagaaagataaaaaaaaggaataaaagaatCAGGAAAACCAAGCTAGCTATAAACCTGGGGGAGGCAAagccaaaataaatattattaaaaaacaaagtcCAACAGGTTTAATACTCCTTCAACCCCCTCccaaccaaaaaagaaaaaaagaaataagaaaagacaCCAAAAACCCAGTAATGTAGTCCAAAAGAAAAGGCAAAAGTACCTGAGGAATTACAGCCCCTTAATGCAATCAGATATCACTCCTCCATCAGATCTTAACCTTTACCTGGAAAGACCAAAACCGTGTTAAAGATGCATCCCTCACTAACAACACATTAACCAAATCTCCTGTAGCTGGTTGAGCATCAAATCAAAAGGCTCCAGCAGCAAAGTCCATTACTTTATACAAGTTTaatcaacaataaaaacaagaagtgCACCCACCTCCACCATTGGGAAGACCAAAGAAAGAAACCCACTTGAAGGAGCCACCAAATCCCAacatatgaattaaaaaaagggCATCTTCACTGTGGCACGAGGAGCTGTAGCAGGAAACCGGGTGCGACCCTTTTGCGGAAAACCACTCCTCAAGAGCAGTGCCGGTAGAAAATCGAAAAGAACAGAGAGGAAAACGCAGTCTCTACGCCACAGGCGAACCcaggtgaagaaaagaaagaaaaaaaaaaacaaagtgttgCGGTTGTATGCAGGGAATCTTATTAACCTTTTGAACAATACCCTTTGTGCATTTGGCAATGCCAAACCACAAAccatgtagagagagaaagcgCCGTTGTTTCGTGGGAGAGGAGAAAGAGGTGAGTTGGATGGGATTTAGAAGAGGAGAGAGAGAAGATGGACCCCACTTTCTTACATGAAGAGAACTTAGACGCTCTTACGAACCAAAACGTCCTCGTCACACCAAaaaagatttgttttatttttcacccTCTTTCCTTTTcagtttctctctctttcttcatgTCTCCGTTTTTTATActatacttttcttattttcaataaaaaattgctttttattttcctatgaATTCCCCATTCAATGTTCGATCTTCTTGTGTCAGAACCACGACTTGTTTCCCTCctctttccctttctttctctttctctctctagtaGGAGTAGAAgtagtagaagaagaagaagaatgctTTCCTACAATGGTGTTTCGAATTAGCTGCCA
This genomic interval from Vigna radiata var. radiata cultivar VC1973A chromosome 8, Vradiata_ver6, whole genome shotgun sequence contains the following:
- the LOC106772158 gene encoding ethylene receptor 2; translated protein: MLKAVASGLLITSVLICVSANDNGFPRCNCDDEASFWTIESILECQRVGDFLIAVAYFSIPIELLYFISCSNVPFKWVLIQFIAFIVLCGLTHLLNGWTYGPHTFQLMVALTVSKILTALVSCATAITLITLIPLLLKVKVREFMLKKKTWDLGREVDNIMRQREAAVHVRMLTQEIRKSLDRHTILYTTLVELSKTLSLQNCAVWMPNVDKTEMNLTHELNGRNFNLSIPINDPDVVRIKGSDRVNILSPDSALAVGSSGASGEAGPVAAIRMPMLRVCNFKGGTPELRQTCYAILVLILPTGEPRSWSNQELEIIKVVADQVAVALSHAAILEESQLMREKLEEQNRALQQAKRNAMMASQARNAFQKVMSDGMRRPMHSILGLLSMIQDDNLRNEQKLIVDAMLRTSNVLSNLINDAMDNSTKDDGRFPLEIRSFGLHSMLKEAACLSKCMCVYGGFGFMVEVEKSLPDNVMGDERRVFQVILHMVGNLLQHNHGGGILVFRVFAETGSQGRSDKGWTAWRPSSSSGDVNIRFEVGINSSDSEVGSSSGLGGRNYNSDRVGGRLSFNICKRVVQLMQGNIWLVPCAHGYPQSMTLLLRFQLRPSITIAISEPGEGSERTDSNSMLRSLQVLLVDNDDVNRAVTQKLLQKLGCVVTPVTSGFECLTVIGPAGSSIQVILLDLHMPDLDGFEVATRIRKFRSGNRPMIVALTASAEEDLWERCMQVGINGVIRKPVLLQGIASELRRILMQGNNVL